TCACGTACACCCATGATTTTGTCTGCTATCTAAACGACATGCGCAAGGTAGCCCCAGTAACACAACTTTGCCTAACATGCACCACAATAATGAATGGCTAAAAAACTTTTAGTTAGGATTTTCCACCTCTAGCATTCCACAGTCACACAGGCGGCGCGTCGAATCACCTCCGGCAAATGAGGCCCTCTGCTCCACACTCCGCTAATACAATCATAAACCAATACCAATCCCTCTTTCAATCCCCGAACATTCCTTCCACTTCTCCTTAACAAATCATCAATGCACCCACTGACTTGAATTAACACCACCTTGTTTTCGACTCCTACGCAACTAAACCTCACTGTACTGTCCAGCCTAACTTGTGCTGGCAATGGTGGGCTCTTTATCCTACACCACTCTCCAAATCCCTTACCGTTGCTGCCGCCGCCGCCCCGCCTCCGGGCATCAAAGCGACAGAATGATAACTCCACCGCGTGACtagttaaaatataaacatacccTGCCACCGCACATGCAGCCACGACACACCCGCCACCAGGAACGGCCCTACTCCTTAACCACAAACGCGACTCCACATCAAACAAATCCATCGAACTGGCATACACATAAGCCTCTGCCCCCGCTGCAGCGGGGCGTGTGACTTCATTCTCCAAGGCGGCACCTATTTTAAGTCCTCCAATCACATAAAACACGCCATCAACGGCAGCCCCAATGCAACCATATCGCCTCCTTGTCGCCTGTGCCACCACACGCCAAGTATCAGTGTCTGGGTCATACTCCTCCAATGCTGCCCCCGCTCGTGACCCGCCTCCGGCGACATAAATTTTACCCGAAAGCACTGCAGTAGCAAATTTCTTTCTAGGGTAAATCATTGAAGATCTTGAAGTAATTATGCCACTCCAGACATCATAACAAAACATTTCGTTTCGTCCAATGATATAGATCCTTGATCCAATTGCAGACAGACGAGCGTGAGAAAGGCTATCCAATGAGGCTACAGGAAAAGGAAGACACGAAGCAACTTTCCACAAAGGGTCATTGGTATCGGCATCATTGTCATCTGGTAGTCGGAGGGAGGCGGCAAAAGGGGCGGATAGAGTGAAGATGGTGGGGTGGATGAGGTGGTGGAGACGGCGTAGGTAGAGAAAAGAAGGAGATTGAAGGAGGAGGGACCAGCGGCGGCAAACGAGGGAAATGGAAGGGAGGGAAGAGGAAGGGACTCTAGAGAGGCATTCTAAGAGAAGGTCATCTGAAAGAGAAGAGAGGGTGGTGGTGGGGATGGAGATGGTGATTATAGGGTTTGGAGAGAGGGGTTTGGAGGTGGGGTCTTGTGGGTTTGGGAAGCAAGATTTCATTAGCCATGAGAAGTGGCGAGAATTGCAACTTTCTGGCATGAATAGGGGGGGAAGGGACTTTGAGGGAGGGTGTTAATGGAGGAGAGGGGATTTATGAGGAGTTGGAGCAGTTACTTATGTTCGATTTCAGGTGCCTGAACTGCTTGCTGGACATCCATTTTCTCTTAACTTGTCTTTAAGGTGATTGGTCTTGCTGGATTCTGAATAAACACGTGTTATTTTCTAATACCATTATTATTGCTGTTGCGTGTGATATGTCTGCAGAATGATGATCATAAGTGATTTCGGGATGACCGGGAGGGTGGTGATGGGAAGTGTGGTTTTGgttgttcttgtattttttattttaaaataatattttttaaaaaaattatatataatgtttttattttttatttttaaatataaaggcATTTGCAGAATAGTTAGATGGtggaaaatttcaaaactaatttttatgtaattctatgtgaattaaaataaattgttacaAGACATAGAAGGGTCAGTTAGGATAGacttgtggtttttttttatataaaaaatatatattttttgtattaaattaaatttaatagacaattaattttgtaatttattttgaatttttttatgaagttattataatttagtGATCTCAATTGTTTGGTAGATAATTCGGGttaactcaaattttttaattgaattatttaaaattaaattaaaattaagttttataacttattttattttgttttttataagtttattatattttataaacagGATTATGATTTTGTAAGTTCATTTTGGTTAActcaaatcaattcaatatattatcgtttcaatttatttttttaaaaatattacattgaatatttttttcttcagacaaactatttttttattgataaaccAGATTATTTTTAGACttgttaaattaatcaaatcaaattagatTACCCTtcacttgatttaattttttttttccaataaaaaccaTGCTAGCGACCCTCACATATTTTCTtacattcaaaaataaaatttgccGCAGTGTAATAATACAGGCAATTATCTAATATAGCACTAAATACTCTTATAACTACAATTACCACACTCACAatcaatattatcaaattcGTCTCATATGATAGACCAACTTTATGACTCAATAACCCAGGACTCAGCCAGCTTATCAAAACCAAACTAGTCAAATTAAAACCTGGttccattttttattcaaagctttgtttcaacatatatttttttttaaaaaaaagattataaaaagaATGTTAATTTATACTGATTTAGAATGAATTGGATTAACCACCTGAACTCATGACGTAAACTTTGCTTTAAAACTACAGCAGCCACGTCTAACGAAGGAGTTAAAAAACCAGGCAAGTGCACCTAACGAAGCTTGAGTCTAAAGGTAAACGTACCAAGCCATAAAGCAACGAAAAGAAGGGAAGAGGGGCTGGCATTGTCATGTCAATGTGGTTAGATTCTATATATTCGGCTAGGCACCTAGAGATtcttgcttcttctttctttttcttttctataaatacTTTTATCTCGAACCACATTCTTGGTTCAATGGACCTACACATGTCTGGACCCTCGGGGCCTGTCCTAAAAATCTAAATGCTATTGCCGGTCCTGAGCAGTgagaaagaaacaataaaacgGTGCTTGTCTACGATCATAGTCAAGTTAGACatcgtttggcattgcgttccaaacgatgttttgtttaaattcaaattttttttttttaaaattgagtttggtttgtattttttgaatcgttttgatgtgttaatatcaaaaataattttttaaaaataaaaaaacatcattagcatgtatttcggcatgaaaaactatttgaaaaacaaccgctaccacactgtcaaataCACTCCTAGTGTCCCTATATTTTTCGATTGAGATTTTCATACAGATGATATGATCTGAGGATTACCTTTTCCATCGTGATGGTGTGCACAgtcttcacaaaaaaaaaaatttataatcgtttagtaaattattttgatcACAGATTTTGGAGATGATTCctattaaaaattgagtttctcCCACCGGTTTTGGTGAAGcaaaagattattatttttcacttttatccACCTAttgcaagagaaagaaaaaaatcaagggcTCACCTGATTATTGTTTGCTTCCTTCCTTCGGCTCAGGTAggagtttttaatatttctttagaAATCATCATTGCCAAGTGGAATGATTCATTTGGCACTGTCACGTGAATAGTGACAGGTGAATTAATTTATGGGACATTGTTGAACACTGATTCTACTGTtcattgaaggaaaaaaaatttaattttttttaattgtattttactctggtatttaatattatttaataacactatataaaataaaaaaagatcgcATGATGACATAACATTTGTAGAATTTAatcgcaatttcaattttatttctgataatattttacctgattttattgcacgctcaaaaaaccaTGAAAGCTCTAGTTCTTATCAGATAAATTTCatacatgatgaaattatagataagttaatgaaacaattaaaaaattttatactcTCAGAATCAACAAGTCACAGTGCAAATGAAAAAGAttgttaatttctaaaactcaacatttcactttttaataattcatttttgtattttattttttatatatatatttagcatCTTAAAGATCAACAGGTCTCTTTTtctatgaaaattttattttttcatgaataattaAACTTGAATACAAAACATAATTCAAACTCATGTATCTTTACCTAGGGTTACAAGCCTATGAAAAACCAAATTTATATAAAGTTTCTCAAGAGTTCATCATGTTGAGAATCAGGCTCTTTTTTAGCACACCATCGTGCACCCATGATACTTCAAATTAACATTTATTAAAAGTTCTTGGTATTTTATTGCAGTAACGAACAGTAAAATGTTGGCATTTCAAACTTCAGTCCTCAAAATCAaactttttgagaattttttttattttcaaactttttcttagttttttcgTCAGCCGTTAGATTAGGTTTActagatattaaattttataatttatttttatttttttttgtataagttATCCTGGTATTATAATTTAGATTGCAAGTTTTGTGGGTTAGTGATATTAATtcgaattattttatttatatcttttaatatttagttgattgagaattgagttttataattataattattttttatttgttttatttgaggttattatagtctcatgACCTAGATTACGAGGTTTACAGGTTAGCCACTTtgactcgggtttttttttttgctttttttaattgattttttttaattttatccttcaatactaaattgattgagaattggacttttttcaatttgatttctatCATGTTATCCCGATCTCCTCATTTAAGTTAACTCGAGTCAACCaggttattatttttgttttttttttatttgattttttttaatttaaccctttaacatttgattgattgataatgaagcttcgtatttttttttctttcttgttataTGGTTATCACGGTCTTATGACCCGAGTTATGAGTTAAGACGactgacttgagtttttttatttattttttaattaatttttttcttcaattttatgtttcaaTACTAGATTGACTtagaattaagctttataattttttttagtttgcatTGTATAAAGTTATTTTAGTCTCATGACCCAGATCACGAGTTTGTTAAGTTAACTTGGAtggtttttcatgtttttttttttttatttcatctttcaacattgaattgataGTAAATTAAGCTTAATAAcctgtttcaatttattttttatgaggttatcttagtTTCATGATCCAGGTTTAGCAGGTTAAACCAAAATGACCCggctaatttttttagttgaactttatttttaagttcactcttcaacaatttattaattgaaaattagttttaataattttaaatttatttattttctataggaTTATCAGAGTCTGAAGATCCGAGTAGtagatttgacaggttaactcgattcgatctaatatgttgccatttcaatacttaaaaaaaattatagtcttatttttttagtcaaattatattttattggtttgttggatTGTCTTTGAATCCGTCAAGTGACTATATCATACAAGATCAATCcctatatagattttttttatttattaaaagtacttgaatattatttttatattaaaaaaaaaattaatctcgcAATGTAGCACATAAAAGTATATAGTTTTTAACTATGCTCAAATTCACGGGTCTAACAATTTAGAGAGCGCAGCTCATATAACGTTATTGCGTGGCtgaataaaattacaagaagacgacgacaacaATAAAAACCATATCCATATttataattacatataaaaacatgaagTTCGTTAAACATTTGACTCGAATTAAATATATTCAGTATTTATTCAATTGAATGATTAATTTGACCGGTGCCAAATTATTTTACAGCAATCAAAACCATCTTCACCTGGTCTTTTTGCCCAATATAGAAGCCCAGACTGATTTATCCAGCCCAGTTCCCCGTCCGTACCAACGGCTACATTAAATTCCAAAACTCAAACTCCTGCGCGTCAAGTTCTAACGATATCACATACGCGCTTTACATCCGTCGGATCTAAACAGCAGAACGGTCAAGATTAATCAAAAAGTCGACCGTTGGAGGGTCCTGGCGTCTCTTCAAAAGGACTCTTCTTTGACTCTATGATCTCATTGCTTGCTTGCTCTCGTTTTCTCCACATAAGCAGAAgcaaacaaatacaagaaacGGAGAAAGAATTTGCATAGATATTTCAGAGAGGGAGATAGATAAAGGGTTTGTAGAAGGAGAAGGGTGGCGACCAATAACACAGAAGAAGGAGAGACACGAAGTAGTCTTCTCCAGGAgtttttatcatcaatatttGCAAGAGTCTTTGGGCAGAATCAAGAGGAAAATACAATGGGTTCAAGAAATCTTGTTGTATCTTATCAACAACAGCAGAGAGGTAAAAAACCGGTTCTTGGGTTTtggtttcttaatttcttttctgggttttgtttctttttgtgtttctactttattttttgaagttcatACGGTTCTTTGTGGTTTGGTTCTGTTTTAGGTGTGATGGTTTTTGATACGGCCTAGATAAAAATCACTtactgggttttgatttttatattttgatgggTCCTCTAATGTCTGGTCTGATCATAGGTGACTTCTTTCTTTGGGGTTTGGTTCCTTTAAAATATGTTGATGTATGTGATTATGGTTTTGTTGTATTACAATTTGGTTTATAACAGGAAGAAATTTACTTTAAAGAGTCCTGTACTGACTTTTCAAACTGGGTTTTGATTTCTGCTTCTCTTTTGAGGATTATCTCCTTTCTTTGCTTATTTTATTCGATTATCTCGAAAATTAAATGGGTCTCTTGCGGGTTGATagaatataaatgaaattacTTTAAGATTTATGTATCAGATTTGCGTATTTGATTTCTGATTATCTGCGTAAATGAAATTACTTTCACATTTCTGTTTTGATATTGGTATTATGGATAGATTATTGGCATGAATGATTTCATGAATATCTTTCAATCCTTTCTTTgatgcattgatttttttttttactgtcctATAAGGTCTTCTCCTGAACTTGAGGCTGATATTATCGTATTTTAACGATGGGTGTCTTTCATCAATTTTGTACAGTCTTTCAATCTTCTTGATGTTCCTCGTTAAGTCTTTGCCTCGAGGTCTTTTGAAATACCTT
This genomic interval from Populus alba chromosome 1, ASM523922v2, whole genome shotgun sequence contains the following:
- the LOC118047085 gene encoding F-box/kelch-repeat protein At5g26960 produces the protein MPESCNSRHFSWLMKSCFPNPQDPTSKPLSPNPIITISIPTTTLSSLSDDLLLECLSRVPSSSLPSISLVCRRWSLLLQSPSFLYLRRLHHLIHPTIFTLSAPFAASLRLPDDNDADTNDPLWKVASCLPFPVASLDSLSHARLSAIGSRIYIIGRNEMFCYDVWSGIITSRSSMIYPRKKFATAVLSGKIYVAGGGSRAGAALEEYDPDTDTWRVVAQATRRRYGCIGAAVDGVFYVIGGLKIGAALENEVTRPAAAGAEAYVYASSMDLFDVESRLWLRSRAVPGGGCVVAACAVAGYVYILTSHAVELSFCRFDARRRGGGGSNGKGFGEWCRIKSPPLPAQVRLDSTVRFSCVGVENKVVLIQVSGCIDDLLRRSGRNVRGLKEGLVLVYDCISGVWSRGPHLPEVIRRAACVTVEC